In one Vanessa tameamea isolate UH-Manoa-2023 chromosome 12, ilVanTame1 primary haplotype, whole genome shotgun sequence genomic region, the following are encoded:
- the Gmer gene encoding GDP-L-fucose synthase, with translation MSEEKSVILVTGGSGLVGQAIKTVVDEERKLDTERASKETWIFCSSKDGDLRDKAQTDALFDKYKPTHVIHLAAIVGGLFQNMSHNLEFFRENMAINDNVLHACFKNNVKKVVSCLSTCIFPDKITYPIDETMVHNGLPHPSNYGYSYAKRMVDILNRGYNSQHGCAFTSVIPCNVFGAHDNFSASAAHVVPALVRRMHDALGAGDPTFTVLGTGKPLRQFIYSLDLAKLMIWVLRNYNSVEPIILSVDEDDEVTISDVAEAIKKAYGYRGQIVYDTSKADGQFKKTASNKKLRSLYRDFTFTPFDEAIRETVAWFIQNRDHARL, from the exons atgaGTGAAGAGAAAAGTGTTATACTTGTGACTGGCGGTTCCGGACTTGTGGGCCAAGCAATAAAAACGGTGGTTGATGAAGAGAGAAAATTAGATACAGAGAGAGCCAGTAAAGAGACTTGGATATTCTGTTCGTCGAAAGATGGTGATCTgag AGATAAAGCACAGACCGACGCACTCTTTGATAAATATAAGCCCACCCACGTGATACATCTAGCAGCCATAGTTGGTGGATTGTTCCAGAATATGTCACATAACTTAGAAtttttt aggGAAAATATGGCTATAAATGACAATGTACTGCATGCTTGTTTCAAAAACAATGTCAAGAAAGTGGTCTCTTGTCTTTCAACATGTATATTTCCAGACAAAATTACGTATCCTATCGACGAGACTATG gtTCATAATGGTCTTCCTCATCCCTCAAATTATGGCTACAGTTATGCGAAGAGGATGGTcgatattttaaatag AGGCTACAACTCGCAGCACGGCTGCGCGTTCACGTCGGTGATCCCGTGCAACGTGTTCGGCGCGCACGACAACTTCAGCGCGAGCGCCGCGCACGTCGTGCCCGCGCTCGTGCGCCGCATGCACGACGCGCTCGGCGCCG GTGACCCAACATTCACAGTGCTCGGCACTGGCAAGCCACTGAGACAATTTATATACTCACTGGACTTGGCCAAGCTTATGATTTGGGTGTTGAGGAACTACAACAGCGTGGAACCCATTATTTTATCCG TGGACGAAGATGACGAGGTGACGATAAGCGACGTAGCGGAAGCCATAAAGAAGGCGTACGGCTACCGCGGGCAGATCGTGTACGACACGAGCAAAGCGGACGGACAGTTCAAGAAGACGGCTTCCAATAAGAAACTTCGCTCGCTGTACAGAGACTTCACGTTCACCCCCTTCGACGAGGCCATCCGGGAGACCGTCGCCTGGTTCATACAGAACAGGGACCATGCTAGATTATAA
- the LOC113402341 gene encoding phenylalanine--tRNA ligase alpha subunit, producing MELNERILKYLEGRDKVDTLTLASEFNEEHQKIVGAVKSVEALEMVISEPVKSTKWELTDEGRLVAEKGSHEAVLYRSIPEEGIKQADVMKSVPNAKVGFSKAMSLGWIFIDKSGAPLVKHKVESITDTVQDHLNEINKGIDNLTDNLRNDYKKRKLLQEITIKSFLLSKGPNFATSIKKLETDLTSDMLLTGSWKQLQFKPYNFSALGQPPECGHLHPLLKVRSEFREIFLEMGFTEMPTNQYVESSFWNFDALFQPQQHPARDAHDTFFVSSPAVSTDFPMDYLERVKKVHSVGGYGSQGYRYEWKLEEAQKNLLRTHTTAVSARMLFGAARAAFARRKYFSIDKVFRNETLDATHLAEFHQVEGVIADRGLGLADLISTLDTFFSRLGFHKLQFKPAYNPYTEPSMEIFAYHEGLGKWIEIGNSGVFRPEMLLPMGLPEDVNVIAWGLSLERPTMIKYGLNNIRDLVGPKVDLQMVQNNPICRLDK from the exons atggagtTAAACGAaagaattttgaaatatttagaaGGGCGTGATAAAGTTGATACATTAACATTAGCTAGTGAATTTAATGAAGAACATCAAAAGATCGTCGGTGCAGTGAAAAGTGTCGAAGCACTAGAAATGGTTATTTCCGAACCAGTAAAAAGTACTAAATGGGAATTAACGGATGAAGGTAGGCTAGTTGCTGAAAAAGGCAGCCACGAAGCTGTCTTATACAGAAGCATACCTGAAGAAGGAATTAAGCAGGCTGATGTTATGAAG AGTGTTCCAAATGCAAAAGTAGGATTTAGCAAAGCTATGTCACTAGGCTGGATATTCATTGACAAATCAGGAGCACCATTAGTGAAACATAAAGTAGAAAGTATCACTGATACTGTGCAAGACCAtctcaatgaaataaataaaggcaTAGACAACTTAACTGATAATTTAAGAAATGATTACAAAAAACGGAAGCTCCTACAAGAAATCACAATAAAGAGTTTCTTGTTATCCAAAGGACCTAACTTTGCAACATCCATTAAGAAGCTAGAGACAGATCTAACAAGTGACATGCTGTTGACTGGTTCGTGGAAACAGTTACAATTCAAACCATATAACTTTTCAGCCCTTG gtCAACCACCAGAATGTGGCCATCTACATCCTCTTCTGAAAGTACGATCGGAGTTCCGTGAAATCTTCCTTGAAATGGGTTTCACAGAGATGCCAACGAATCAATATGTGGAAAGTTCTTTCTGGAATTTTGATGCACTGTTCCAACCTCAACAGCATCCAGCGAGAGATGCCCATGACACTTTCTTTGTATCCTCACCGGCTGTATCCACTGACTTCCCAATGGATTATTTGGAAAGAGTCAAGAAAGTGCATAGCGTTGGTGGTTATGGGTCACAG GGCTACAGGTACGAGTGGAAGCTGGAGGAGGCGCAGAAGAACCTGCTGCGCACGCACACGACGGCCGTGAGCGCGCGCATGCTGTTcggcgccgcgcgcgccgccttCGCGCGCCGGAAGTACTTCAGCATCGACAAG GTATTCCGTAACGAGACACTAGATGCGACGCATTTGGCGGAGTTCCACCAAGTTGAGGGTGTGATAGCCGACCGTGGACTGGGCCTCGCTGACCTCATCAGCACTCTGGACACATTCTTTAGTCGCCTCGGTTTCCACAAGTTGCAGTTCAAACCTGCTTACAACCCTTACACCGAACCCAGCATGGAGATATTCGCTTATCATGAAG GTCTCGGGAAGTGGATCGAGATCGGCAACTCGGGCGTGTTCCGGCCGGAGATGCTGCTGCCCATGGGGCTGCCCGAGGACGTCAACGTCATCGCGTGGGGGCTCTCCCTCGAGAGGCCGACGATGATCAAATACGGACTCAACAATATAAGAGATCTCGTAGGGCCGAAGGTCGATTTACAGATGGTTCAAAATAACCCAATCTGTAGGCTCGATaagtga